A single window of Phaenicophaeus curvirostris isolate KB17595 chromosome 7, BPBGC_Pcur_1.0, whole genome shotgun sequence DNA harbors:
- the CYP27A1 gene encoding sterol 26-hydroxylase, mitochondrial, which produces MAGPIGGARWPLLPLLLRPPPPRRAPGPPRRNGGSAAAAAGPARLKGPEELPGPGLLRTFVWLFLRGYLLHTHRLQVMSRRIYGPIWKSTFGHYENINIGSPVVLEQLLRQEGKYPMRSDMALWKEHRDTRRLPYGPFTEEGERWYRLRQVLNKRLLKPSEAVLYADAIGEVVSDLMVRLRDERSRSPSGVLVGDVANLLYRFALEGISYILFETRIGCLKQQVPTETQHFIDSINLMFKNSVFATVLPRWSRKLLPFWDRYLNSWDTIFAFGKTLIDRKMEELEGQVERGKEVSGYLSYLLASGRLSLDEVYGSVAELLLAGVDTTSNTLSWALYHLSRDLGIQEALYQELKAVVPSDRFPGAEDIPKMPMLRAVIKETLRVYPVVPTNARVFYEKDIVIGDYLFPKNTLFVLAHYAMSHDETYFPEPERFLPQRWLRGHGSPHHPFSSIPFGYGVRACVGRRIAELEMHLALARIIQAFEVRPDPRGVEVKSVSRIVLVADKPINLEFIARPGAP; this is translated from the exons ATGGCGGGCCCGATCGGCGGGGCCCGGTGgccgctgctgccgctgctcctccgcccgccgccgccgcgcagagccccggggccgccgcgcAGGAACGGGGGATCGGCGGCCGCGGCCGCGGGGCCGGCGCGCCTGAAGGGACCCGAGGAGCTGCCGGGACCGGGGCTGCTCCGGACTTTCGTCTGGCTCTTCCTGCGCGGCTACCTGCTGCACACGCACCGGCTGCAG GTGATGTCCCGCCGCATTTATGGCCCCATCTGGAAGTCGACCTTTGGTCATTATGAGAACATCAACATCGGGAGCCCGGTggtgctggagcagctgctaCGGCAGGAGGGCAAGTACCCGATGCGCAGCGACATGGCCCTGTGGAAGGAGCACCGGGACACACGGCGCCTGCCCTACGGACCCTTCACTGA GGAAGGGGAGCGTTGGTACCGCCTGCGCCAGGTCCTCAACAAGCGGCTGCTGAAGCCCTCAGAGGCAGTGCTGTATGCGGACGCCATCGGGGAGGTGGTGTCAGACCTGATGGTGCGGCTGCGGGACGAGCGGAGCCGCAGCCCCTCAGGGGTGCTGGTGGGGGACGTGGCCAACCTGCTCTACCGCTTCGCCCTGGAAG GGATATCCTATATCCTCTTCGAGACCCGCATCGGGTGCCTGAAGCAGCAAGTGCCCACTGAGACCCAGCACTTCATTGACTCCATCAACCTCATGTTCAAGAACTCCGTCTTCGCCACCGTCCTGCCCCGATGGAGCCGCAAGCTCCTGCCCTTCTGGGACCGCTACCTGAACAGCTGGGACACCATCTTTGCCTTCG GCAAGACCCTGATTGACCGGAagatggaggagctggaggggcagGTGGAGCGAGGCAAGGAGGTGTCAGGCTACCTGAGCTACCTGCTGGCCAGTGGCAGGCTCAGCCTGGATGAGGTCTACGGCAGCgtggctgagctgctgctggctggtgTGGACACG ACCTCCAACACGCTGTCGTGGGCCCTGTACCACCTCTCCCGGGACCTGGGCATCCAGGAGGCCCTGTACCAGGAGCTGAAAGCTGTCGTTCCCTCAGACCGTTTTCCTGGTGCTGAGGATATCCCCAAGATGCCAATGCTTCGGGCTGTTATCAAGGAGACGCTAAG GGTCTACCCTGTGGTGCCCACCAATGCCAGGGTGTTCTATGAGAAGGACATTGTCATCGGGGACTACCTTTTCCCCAAGAAT accctctttgtcctggCGCACTACGCGATGTCCCATGACGAGACCTACTTTCCCGAGCCCGAGCGGTTCCTACCCCAGCGCTGGCTCCGGGGCCATGGCTCCCCCCACCATCCCTTCAGCTCCATCCCCTTTGGCTACGGGGTCCGTGCCTGCGTTGGCCGCCGCATCGCTGAGCTGGAGATGCACCTGGCTCTTGCCAGG aTCATCCAGGCATTTGAGGTGCGGCCGGACCCCCGTGGCGTGGAGGTGAAGTCCGTGTCCCGCATCGTCCTGGTGGCTGACAAGCCCATCAACCTGGAGTTCATCGCCCGCCCAGGGGCTCCTTGA